From the genome of Plasmodium malariae genome assembly, chromosome: 9, one region includes:
- the PmUG01_09014600 gene encoding calcium/calmodulin-dependent protein kinase, putative — protein sequence MMVNILQDDAFEKKKKRRLCDVVHPNLTDLNYSLLDQKKINNHNGSSDNGSRDNGSRDNGSRDNGSRDNGSRDNGSRDNESSKNGSSKNGGSKNGGSKNEGGKNKGSKNEDSKNGSIDNSSSDHSSCCKTKKIIKLENEKIEDYFIIKNFLPICEEFLLKNYQNLFMYLFNNKQEEINKIRIKQEREEQEQADDDEPVNANTEEHLQVQGKQKGEGYNNCSEYTKETEINRSYNAEEEKEKKKEKKKCYNSEAGGKEKDRDDKPDIVSNIKKKFSLTSFNLYESYVRVTKKSLREIELPFDRAVLLNVIDKKDNSKKIIKIINKKKVLNAFGESWEHMIEYIISLKEHKNLMKIFDIYDDGKNFYIIMEKLYGKELFSFLVYKKQVKESICKYIISQILQAVNYLHYHNIIHRDIKPENLMFRNKKRKDKTYEYNYELVLIDYDTCQFINKSYGSTCRNSGYNNYGQYIQYNHYNYYINNNNNHCNYYNFYTQHNLIYSTINGIIGSPLLTPNKIIASECTKLCRQNHESKQPKQICSKEINLTQQANCTEWTSEKIHTKMLEVRRGEKTGKDDVGTAISTSAAVGAKAWAHAGDSGEGAVIQQNSKSYQGRRQIKLVGTYGYIAPEIIKGFNYSISSDMWSVGIIFYILMTGITPLPMCLMVNYKNTKEILLKKEKKGINFNLLSFNNYPLAKDLCEKLLQFDPNKRMPDSIIASNHPWLKYFNILKKNITDLRFGNNDINCCFSPNKQINNNCYERINMNGNNRISYKNCDPNNCSCISGSVNNSFNGCRKCYNCNREHLKSSCKKGGDHSVIPCYMNKDLYNEYYKKCYESGNFNAISLYCSGTYCCNRHSNDNGSKFTNGEGSSSSNGNNHMKGKQKSNSHNNNNDEDMMHHASIEKKGFLSNQQNACKNKGVEHVLFTDTSFPNYLFHKKKYNISGDIIVNTHLNGGISKGGVSKRGVSKGGVSKGGVSKNAKTDGTSHCGCNNVHQHDHDLSINFTTNNSMKLFPKKKNKEEGKIKQKIHSLKQINEQTSYDEALGEHIVLNNHKHVHSNGVSTNGCNDSIHLFENLIEKKKKKYLSSTNKFNDFSINNEGIVQSSNQFHLQKEGDEKVKDSNNAGIVGSIESGSNNSRSRGKNYNETAKNCQQEECTHTHERLQMIPMNMVIQHDWNNPNDKKNKLLVNNMNNIYEQNKSKEFNNYTYDDGNSNSNKYINSNSNNSSNSITYRGPLRSKWPGLYSSNRIVKNNIYEEKNQEYSDDNNIGNHGNINNGNNNYYYTCYTHIPQNVHELSEEINIYELYNNTNSDDKDSYSNVHNNSPTQYSFLINNSINNYVINSVHHEHSNNNNNTNNKNNSNNNNSNNNNSNNNNSNNNNSNNNNSNNNNSNNNNNNNNHNNSNYNGSFVIGVNYNMYKNRINNISTLSGISNNNVNNIKFYNNSMSTKNNFVYANLLTNTGSCDSSSVVPKNEDKNENRNVCKGGCKDGCINGSRNGCRCACKNKKNFTYASSSSNCTYIHYNTPPNLCPDNKFENTLNPFVYEYCMVNEKERPQFYMSTVFEDYEEQTKKKKRKKISAY from the coding sequence TCCAAATCTGACGGATTTAAATTATAGTTTATTAGATCAAAAGAAAATCAACAATCATAATGGAAGTAGTGATAACGGAAGTAGAGATAACGGAAGTAGAGATAACGGAAGTAGAGATAACGGAAGTAGAGATAACGGAAGTAGAGATAACGGAAGTAGAGATAACGAAAGCAGTAAAAATGGAAGCAGTAAAAATGGAGGTAGTAAAAATGGAGGTAGTAAAAATGAAGGtggtaaaaataaaggtagtaaaaatgaagatagTAAAAATGGAAGTATTGACAACAGCAGCAGTGATCATAGCAGTTGTTGtaaaaccaaaaaaattataaaactggaaaatgaaaaaatagaggattattttattataaagaatTTTCTACCTATATGTGAAGagtttttgttaaaaaactACCAAAatctttttatgtatttatttaataacaaACAAgaggaaataaataaaattagaatcAAGCAGGAGCGGGAAGAACAGGAACAAGCGGATGATGATGAGCCTGTTAATGCAAATACAGAGGAACATTTGCAAGTACAAGGAAAACAAAAGGGAGAGGGGTATAACAACTGTTCTGAGTATACAAAAGAAACAGAGATAAATAGATCATATAATGCAGAGGaagaaaaggagaaaaaaaaagaaaagaaaaagtgtTATAATTCTGAAGCCGGAGGTAAGGAAAAAGACAGAGATGACAAACCTGACATTgtatcaaatataaaaaagaaattttcattaacatcatttaatttatatgaaagtTATGTACGAGTAACTAAAAAATCGTTAAGGGAAATAGAGTTACCATTTGATCGAGCTGTGTTATTAAATGTTATTGATAAGAAagataattcaaaaaaaattataaaaataattaacaaaaaaaaagtattaaatgCATTTGGGGAATCATGGGAACATATgattgaatatattatttctttaaaagagcataaaaatttaatgaaaatatttgatatatatgatgatggaaaaaacttttatataataatggaaaagTTATATGGAAAAGAACTTTTTAGTTTTCTAGTTTATAAAAAGCAAGTGAAAGAAAGTAtctgtaaatatataattagcCAAATATTACAAGCAGTTAATTATTTGCATTACCACAATATCATTCACAGAGATATTAAACCTGAAAATCTTATGTtcagaaataaaaagagaaaagatAAAACGTATGAATACAATTACGAGTTGGTACTCATTGATTATGACACCTGCCAATTTATAAACAAAAGTTATGGCAGTACTTGCAGGAATAGCGGTTACAACAATTATGGTCAGTACATCCAGTACAACCATTACAACTACTACAtcaataataacaataaccaCTGCAATTATTATAACTTCTATACACAACATAACCTCATTTACTCGACTATAAATGGAATTATAGGTAGTCCCCTGTTAACACCAAATAAAATCATTGCTAGTGAATGTACAAAGTTATGTAGACAAAACCATGAATCGAAACAGCCAAAACAAATTTGCTCTAAGGAAATCAACCTGACCCAGCAAGCTAATTGCACTGAATGGACTTctgaaaaaatacatacgAAAATGTTAGAAGTTAGAAGGGGAGAAAAAACAGGGAAGGATGATGTCGGTACTGCCATATCTACCAGTGCTGCTGTTGGTGCTAAGGCTTGGGCTCATGCAGGAGATTCTGGGGAAGGCGCAGTTATCCAACAGAACAGTAAATCATATCAAGGTAGAAGACAAATAAAGTTAGTAGGTACATATGGGTACATAGCTCCAGAAATCATAAAAGGATTCAATTATTCTATATCATCTGATATGTGGTCTGTaggaattatattttatattttgatgaCAGGAATTACTCCACTCCCTATGTGTCTAATggttaattataaaaatacaaaagaaatattattaaaaaaagaaaagaaaggaattaattttaatctcttatcatttaataattacCCTTTAGCAAAAGATTTATGTGAAAAACTTTTGCAATTCGATCCTAATAAGAGAATGCCTGACTCTATCATTGCATCCAATCACCCCTggcttaaatattttaatattttaaaaaaaaatattacggATTTGAGATTTGGAAATAATGACATAAATTGTTGTTTTAGCCCCAACAAGcagataaataataattgctATGAAAGGATTAACATGAATGGTAATAATAGGATAAGCTATAAAAATTGTGATCCTAATAATTGCTCTTGTATCAGTGGAAGTGTTAACAATAGCTTCAATGGTTGCAGAAAGTGTTACAACTGCAATAGAGAGCATCTTAAGAGCTCATGTAAGAAGGGAGGAGATCACTCAGTCATTCCGTGTTACATGAACAAAGATTTATACAATGAGTACTATAAGAAATGCTATGAGTCCGGAAATTTCAATGCCATTAGTTTATATTGCAGTGGTACATATTGCTGTAATAGACATAGTAACGATAATGGTAGTAAATTTACTAATGGTGAAggtagtagcagtagtaatgGTAATAACCATATGAAGGGGAAGCAAAAAAGCAACTCGcacaacaataataatgatgaagaTATGATGCACCATGCTTCAATTGAGAAAAAAGGTTTTTTGTCTAACCAACAAAACgcatgtaaaaataaaggtgTTGAACACGTATTATTCACAGATACTAGTTTCCCCAACTATTtatttcacaaaaaaaaatataacattagTGGTGATATTATTGTCAATACGCATTTAAATGGGGGGATAAGTAAAGGAGGAGTGAGTAAAAGAGGAGTAAGTAAAGGAGGAGTAAGTAAAGGGGGGGTAAGCAAAAATGCAAAGACAGATGGCACATCCCATTGCGGCTGCAATAATGTTCATCAACATGACCATGATTTATCAATTAACTTTACTACTAACAATTCGATGAAATTATTtccaaaaaagaaaaataaagaggaaggaaaaataaaacaaaaaatacattcGCTAAAACAGATAAACGAACAAACCAGCTATGATGAAGCTCTAGGGGAACACATAGTACTAAACAATCACAAGCATGTGCATTCAAACGGTGTATCTACAAACGGGTGCAATGACTCtatacatttatttgaaaacttaatagaaaaaaagaaaaaaaaatatctttcCTCTACTAACAAATTTAATGATTTTTCTATCAACAACGAGGGAATTGTTCAAAGCAGTAACCAGTTCCATTTGCAGAAAGAGGGAGATGAAAAGGTAAAGGACAGCAACAATGCTGGCATTGTTGGCAGTATTGAAAGTGGCAGTAACAATAGCAGAAGTAGAGGGAAAAATTACAACGAAACTGCGAAAAATTGCCAACAGGAAGAATGCACGCACACTCATGAAAGACTTCAGATGATTCCAATGAATATGGTAATACAACATGATTGGAACAATccaaatgataaaaaaaataagttgtTGGTAAATaacatgaataatatatatgagcaGAATAAAAGTAAGGAATTTAACAACTACACATATGATGatggtaatagtaatagtaataaatatatcaacagtaatagcaataatagcAGTAACAGTATTACATATCGCGGACCTTTAAGGTCAAAATGGCCAGGTTTATATTCCAGTAACAGGAtagtgaaaaataatatatatgaagaaaaaaatcaaGAATATAGCGATGACAATAATATAGGCAATCATggcaatataaataatggtAATAACAATTACTACTATACTTGTTACACACATATACCTCAAAATGTACATGAATTGAGTgaagaaattaatatatacgaGTTATATAATAACACAAATAGTGATGATAAGGATAGCTACTCGAACGTACATAATAATAGCCCCACTCAGTATAGTTTTCTCATTAACAATTCCATTAACAATTATGTAATTAACAGCGTTCATCATGAacatagtaataacaataataacacCAATAACAAgaacaatagtaataacaacaatagtaacaacaacaatagtaacaacaacaatagtaacaacaacaatagtaacaacaacaatagtaacaacaacaatagtaacaacaacaataataataataatcataataacagtaattaCAATGGTTCATTTGTGATTGGggttaattataatatgtacaaaaatagaataaacaATATATCGACTCTTTCTGGAATTAGCAATAATAATGTCAacaacataaaattttataataactcTATGTCAACTAAGAATAATTTCGTGTATGCGAATTTATTAACAAATACAGGTTCGTGCGATTCTTCATCCGTAGTACCcaaaaatgaagataaaaatgaaaatcgAAATGTATGCAAAGGTGGATGCAAAGATGGATGTATAAATGGAAGCAGAAATGGATGTAGATGTGcgtgtaaaaataaaaaaaactttacCTACGccagtagtagtagtaattgcacatatatacattataatacCCCCCCTAATTTATGCCCAGataataaatttgaaaatacattaaatCCTTTTGTATATGAATACTGTATGGTGAATGAAAAGGAAAGACCCCAGTTTTACATGTCTACAGTATTTGAGGATTATGaagaacaaacaaaaaagaaaaaaagaaaaaaaatttcagcGTATTAA
- the H4 gene encoding histone H4, putative, with the protein MSGRGKGGKGLGKGGAKRHRKILRDNIQGITKPAIRRLARRGGVKRISGLIYEEIRGVLKVFLENVIKDSIMYTEHAKRKTVTAMDIVYSLKRQGRTLYGFGG; encoded by the coding sequence atgTCAGGACGAGGAAAAGGAGGTAAAGGATTGGGAAAGGGAGGAGCAAAGAGGCACAGAAAGATTTTAAGAGATAATATTCAAGGTATTACCAAACCAGCTATTCGACGTTTAGCAAGAAGAGGAGGTGTCAAACGTATCTCCGGtttaatatatgaagaaataagAGGAGTATTGAAGGTATTCTTAGAGAATGTAATAAAAGATTCAATTATGTATACTGAACACGCAAAGAGAAAGACCGTAACTGCTATGGATATTGTTTACTCACTGAAAAGACAAGGAAGAACATTATATGGTTTTGGAGGTTAA